In the Staphylococcus condimenti genome, one interval contains:
- a CDS encoding CHY zinc finger protein: MTEYDHNGTPIVHGIDLDDETRCSHYHTPVDVVAMRFKCCDKYYACIHCHNECEDHEPIPWSKDEQDTLAVMCGVCKYEMTIHEYVHTDQCPNCSAAFNPRCEAHYHHYFTL, encoded by the coding sequence ATGACTGAATATGATCATAACGGTACACCTATTGTACATGGTATCGATTTAGACGATGAAACACGATGCAGCCACTATCATACACCAGTTGATGTAGTAGCGATGCGCTTTAAATGCTGCGATAAGTATTACGCATGCATCCATTGTCACAATGAATGCGAAGACCATGAACCAATACCTTGGTCTAAAGACGAACAAGATACATTAGCTGTGATGTGTGGTGTCTGCAAATATGAAATGACTATTCATGAGTATGTACATACTGATCAATGTCCGAATTGCAGCGCAGCGTTTAATCCGAGATGCGAAGCGCATTATCATCATTACTTCACTTTATAA
- a CDS encoding ferrated catecholamine ABC transporter substrate-binding lipoprotein SstD: MKKLGLFLLISIMFLFAACSNDSSSKDESKKGESEQKTVKVENNYELSGKDPKGSDAKQVKDTVEVPVNPKNAIVLDYGALDTLKALGVADKVKGMPKGENNSSLPDFLKEFKDDKYINTGSLKEVNFDKVAQAKPEVIFISGRTANQKNIDEFKKAAPKAKVVYVGADDKDYVKSMKQNTENLGKIYDKEDKAKDLNKDLDDKIADMKDKTKKFDKKVMYLLVNEGELSTYGPKERFGSLVYNTLGFKPADNNIKAGSHGQNVTNEYINEKNPDVILAMDRGQAIGEKSTAKQTLGNAVIKNVKAIKDDKVYELDPKLWYFASGSTTTTMKQIDELKKVVE, encoded by the coding sequence ATGAAGAAACTAGGCTTATTTTTATTAATTAGTATTATGTTTTTATTTGCAGCATGCAGCAATGACAGCTCATCAAAGGATGAATCTAAAAAAGGCGAGTCAGAACAAAAAACAGTTAAAGTTGAAAACAATTATGAGTTAAGTGGTAAAGATCCAAAAGGCAGTGATGCTAAGCAAGTGAAAGACACAGTAGAAGTGCCAGTAAATCCTAAAAATGCGATTGTCTTAGATTATGGTGCATTAGATACATTAAAAGCATTAGGAGTAGCTGACAAAGTTAAAGGTATGCCTAAAGGTGAAAATAACAGCTCTTTACCTGACTTCTTAAAAGAATTTAAAGATGATAAATATATCAACACAGGTTCTTTAAAAGAAGTGAATTTCGATAAAGTAGCACAAGCTAAACCAGAAGTAATTTTTATTTCTGGCAGAACAGCTAATCAAAAAAATATCGATGAATTCAAAAAAGCAGCACCGAAAGCTAAAGTAGTATATGTAGGTGCAGATGATAAAGATTATGTGAAATCAATGAAACAAAATACTGAAAACTTAGGTAAAATCTACGATAAAGAAGATAAAGCCAAAGATTTGAATAAAGACTTAGATGATAAAATTGCGGATATGAAAGACAAAACGAAAAAGTTTGACAAAAAAGTTATGTACTTACTTGTTAACGAAGGTGAGTTATCAACATATGGTCCTAAAGAACGTTTCGGTAGTCTTGTATACAACACTTTAGGATTCAAACCAGCTGATAATAATATTAAAGCAGGTTCACATGGTCAAAACGTTACAAATGAATATATTAACGAGAAAAATCCTGATGTTATTTTAGCGATGGACCGTGGTCAAGCAATTGGAGAAAAATCGACTGCGAAACAAACATTAGGAAATGCTGTTATTAAAAATGTTAAAGCGATCAAAGATGATAAAGTTTATGAGCTTGATCCAAAATTATGGTATTTCGCATCAGGTTCAACTACAACAACAATGAAACAAATTGATGAATTGAAAAAAGTTGTAGAATAA